A single region of the Streptococcus macedonicus ACA-DC 198 genome encodes:
- a CDS encoding Transposase, which translates to MDHFKGKQFQEDVIIVAVGYYLRYNLSYREVQEILYDRGINVCHTTIYRWVQEYGKVLYQIWKKKNRQSFYSWKMDETYIKIKGKWHYLYRAIDADGLTLDIWLRKKRNTQAAYAFLKRLKKPFGEPKVLVTDKAPSISSAFKKLQKKGFYLKTEHRTVKYLNNLIEQDHRPIKRRSKFYQSLRTASTTIKGMETIRGIYKESRKEGNLFGFSVCTEIKVLMGIPA; encoded by the coding sequence ATGGATCACTTTAAAGGCAAACAATTTCAGGAAGATGTAATTATTGTCGCTGTAGGTTACTATCTTCGATATAATCTAAGTTATCGAGAAGTTCAAGAAATTCTTTATGACCGTGGGATTAATGTCTGTCATACAACCATTTACCGTTGGGTACAGGAATACGGTAAAGTTCTGTACCAAATTTGGAAAAAGAAAAATAGACAGTCTTTTTATTCGTGGAAAATGGACGAAACCTATATCAAAATCAAAGGAAAGTGGCACTATTTATATCGAGCAATTGATGCAGATGGACTAACTTTAGATATTTGGTTACGTAAAAAGCGAAATACACAAGCAGCATATGCGTTTTTAAAACGATTAAAGAAGCCATTCGGAGAGCCAAAGGTTCTCGTTACAGATAAAGCCCCATCTATAAGTAGTGCGTTTAAAAAGCTACAGAAAAAAGGATTCTATCTAAAAACAGAACATCGAACAGTTAAATATCTCAATAATCTCATTGAACAAGATCATCGTCCAATTAAACGTCGCAGTAAATTTTACCAAAGCCTCCGTACGGCCTCCACCACGATTAAGGGCATGGAAACCATTCGAGGAATATATAAAGAAAGCCGAAAAGAAGGAAATCTCTTCGGCTTTTCAGTCTGTACTGAAATTAAAGTTTTAATGGGTATCCCAGCATAA
- the flp gene encoding Transcriptional regulator, Crp/Fnr family — protein sequence MTKIGCVHRVPLFNNLACDEQSKVQELLYHKTFKKGEIIFSPDDPEQLSIISAGAMRIYKLSKIGKEQLIRIVNEGEYDGENYLFGLSNDSLYGEAIKETKVCILYKSDFNKLIYLYPQLSCKLLQLNAYKSLEIEKQLQLLAIDSIEDRLATYFSQLSLPSEVMTEETITIPVSLKELASYLATSPETISRKLRAFQEEGLINRNGKKIILFRSFWDKFDFL from the coding sequence ATGACAAAAATTGGCTGCGTTCATCGGGTTCCTCTTTTTAATAATCTTGCTTGCGATGAACAGAGTAAGGTTCAAGAATTGCTATATCATAAAACCTTTAAAAAGGGAGAAATTATTTTTTCTCCTGATGATCCAGAGCAGCTATCGATTATTTCAGCTGGTGCTATGAGAATCTATAAACTGAGTAAAATTGGTAAGGAACAGCTTATTCGTATTGTTAATGAGGGAGAATATGACGGAGAGAATTATCTCTTTGGTCTCTCAAATGATTCTCTTTATGGAGAGGCCATTAAAGAAACAAAAGTATGTATCCTATATAAGTCAGATTTCAATAAGTTAATCTATCTTTACCCACAATTAAGCTGCAAACTACTTCAATTAAATGCCTACAAATCTTTAGAGATTGAGAAGCAACTGCAACTACTGGCAATTGATTCAATAGAGGATCGTTTAGCTACCTACTTCAGTCAGCTCTCTCTCCCTTCAGAGGTAATGACTGAAGAGACCATTACGATACCAGTCTCACTGAAAGAACTAGCCAGCTATCTAGCTACCAGTCCTGAAACTATATCCCGTAAATTAAGAGCTTTTCAAGAAGAAGGATTAATAAATAGAAATGGAAAGAAAATTATACTATTTCGTTCTTTTTGGGATAAATTTGACTTTCTATAA
- a CDS encoding Copper chaperone, whose protein sequence is MMKKAILQLETLACPTCMQKIEGAIKSVTGVDKESVKVLFNASKAKVNFDASMTNINEIVKAVQAIGYDVLKASEK, encoded by the coding sequence ATGATGAAAAAAGCTATACTACAGCTTGAAACACTGGCTTGTCCAACATGTATGCAAAAAATTGAGGGAGCCATTAAAAGTGTAACAGGTGTCGATAAGGAAAGTGTCAAAGTTCTATTCAATGCCAGTAAGGCAAAAGTAAATTTTGACGCTAGTATGACAAACATTAATGAAATTGTGAAGGCAGTGCAAGCAATTGGCTATGATGTCCTAAAAGCATCAGAAAAATAA
- the nrdF gene encoding Ribonucleotide reductase of class Ib (aerobic), beta subunit: MSKNYLYYRAINWNVVEDEFDNAVWERATSLFWLDTRIPIENDFTNWVKLNLEEQEQLKRLLILLTNLSTNQSIEVGEIVRNGKCSQQEVAILNNIQFIEMVNTKAYNRILLTFDKEINLKKSFEWVDNESRVLEYLNDINTVYRESSLVKKRFIALCVEGLLNYAYLAYLFELWINKEFNNLGSMLEMIIRNESLHCFYFSHKIKLLLKESDLQEVERFKAWGYETVDHFVKLGINLIGDFYYLKESKIIAKNLILQEANNILMGIGLKEQFSFNAEVLKGINYRLNNLREHHLSISSNKSASTDEEIMEESDYEF; the protein is encoded by the coding sequence ATGTCAAAAAACTATTTATATTATAGAGCCATTAACTGGAATGTTGTCGAGGATGAATTTGACAATGCAGTATGGGAAAGAGCTACATCACTGTTTTGGTTGGATACCAGGATTCCAATTGAAAATGATTTTACGAATTGGGTAAAGCTTAATTTGGAGGAACAAGAACAATTAAAGCGTTTACTGATACTTTTAACGAATTTGTCTACTAATCAGTCCATAGAGGTAGGTGAAATTGTTCGAAATGGTAAGTGTTCGCAACAAGAAGTTGCTATTTTAAATAATATTCAATTTATCGAGATGGTCAATACCAAAGCTTATAATCGAATATTGCTCACCTTTGATAAAGAGATTAATCTTAAAAAGTCATTTGAGTGGGTTGACAATGAATCACGTGTACTGGAATATTTGAATGATATTAATACTGTTTATAGAGAATCGAGTCTAGTTAAAAAAAGGTTCATAGCGCTATGTGTAGAAGGTCTCCTGAACTATGCTTATCTTGCATACCTTTTTGAGTTATGGATTAATAAAGAATTTAATAACCTCGGAAGTATGTTGGAAATGATTATCCGTAATGAGTCCTTGCATTGCTTTTATTTTAGTCATAAGATAAAGCTTCTACTAAAAGAATCAGACCTGCAAGAGGTTGAACGCTTCAAAGCATGGGGTTATGAAACTGTCGACCACTTTGTAAAGTTGGGGATTAATTTAATTGGTGACTTTTATTATTTGAAGGAGAGTAAAATAATCGCTAAAAACTTAATATTGCAGGAAGCTAATAATATTCTCATGGGGATTGGATTGAAAGAGCAATTTAGTTTTAATGCTGAGGTGTTGAAAGGAATAAATTATCGGTTAAATAACTTACGCGAGCATCATTTATCCATCTCTAGTAACAAATCAGCTTCAACCGATGAAGAGATTATGGAAGAATCTGATTACGAATTCTAG
- the tpx gene encoding Thiol peroxidase, Tpx-type: MTTFFGKNVTVSAERQLHVGDTMSDFTLMSSDLTLKSLSDFDGKKKVISIVPSLETDLCSTQTRTFNKELSELEDTVVITVSVDLPFAQARWCGAEGLDVVLLSDYYDNSFGKAFGVLMGEWHLLARAVLVLDSQNTVQYTEYLENINESPNYEQPIKVVKSL; the protein is encoded by the coding sequence ATGACAACATTTTTTGGGAAAAACGTTACAGTTTCAGCAGAGAGACAACTACATGTTGGTGATACAATGTCAGATTTTACACTAATGTCAAGTGACTTAACTCTTAAAAGTTTAAGTGATTTTGACGGGAAGAAGAAAGTTATCTCAATTGTTCCTTCACTGGAGACTGATTTATGTTCAACACAAACACGTACATTTAACAAGGAATTATCAGAACTAGAGGATACGGTTGTTATCACTGTATCAGTTGATTTACCATTTGCTCAGGCGCGGTGGTGTGGTGCTGAAGGATTAGATGTCGTTTTACTTTCTGACTATTATGATAATAGTTTTGGTAAAGCATTTGGTGTTCTCATGGGTGAGTGGCATTTACTAGCTAGGGCAGTCTTGGTTCTAGATTCTCAAAATACTGTTCAATATACAGAATATCTTGAAAATATCAATGAATCTCCTAATTATGAGCAGCCTATTAAGGTTGTTAAATCACTATAA
- the pat gene encoding Phosphinothricin N-acetyltransferase, translating to MTVIIRLARLEDAKDLLAIYRYYVEKTAITFEYEVPSLEEFRERMRSIMAFYPYLVAEEAGQILGYAYASSFHPRTAYAWSAEATVYLDKAARGKGVGRQIYRALEEYLIKMGILNLNACIASTETEDAYLTNGSEKFHRALGYQLVGKFHQSGYKFNHWYDMIWMEKMLGEHDNHVKPVKSIHEVTQKA from the coding sequence ATGACAGTTATCATTCGTTTGGCTCGTTTAGAGGATGCCAAAGATTTACTTGCTATTTATCGTTATTATGTTGAAAAGACGGCTATTACTTTTGAGTATGAGGTGCCAAGTTTAGAGGAATTTCGGGAACGAATGCGTTCTATTATGGCTTTTTATCCGTATTTGGTAGCAGAAGAGGCAGGGCAGATTTTGGGTTATGCTTACGCGTCATCTTTTCATCCAAGAACTGCTTATGCTTGGTCGGCTGAGGCAACGGTGTATTTGGACAAGGCTGCGCGTGGAAAAGGTGTAGGACGTCAAATTTACCGTGCTTTGGAAGAATACTTGATAAAAATGGGAATTTTGAATCTCAATGCTTGCATTGCTTCAACTGAGACAGAAGATGCTTATTTGACAAATGGCAGTGAAAAATTCCACCGTGCCCTTGGTTACCAGTTAGTCGGAAAATTTCACCAGTCTGGCTATAAATTTAACCATTGGTATGATATGATTTGGATGGAAAAAATGTTAGGTGAGCACGATAACCATGTAAAACCTGTCAAATCAATTCATGAAGTTACACAAAAAGCTTAA
- the flp gene encoding Transcriptional regulator, Crp/Fnr family — MVQHICVTLVPLFNYLSEDEQIKINRLAQHKQFKKNEIVFRPGDENLDIVALGSMKVFQLSTNGDEQLLRVVEPGGYEGENQLFGIKNESLFGETLETTEICRLSKQAFDQVMLRNPQIALKLFELSAQKMIQVEKQAHILSMERVEERLANYLLDLSKVANDYRFSLPMKMIDIARYIGTTPETLSRKFRFLEDNRLIKRSGRKIIILNGDGLIDL, encoded by the coding sequence ATGGTTCAACACATTTGTGTGACACTTGTACCATTATTTAATTATCTGTCAGAAGATGAACAGATTAAAATTAATAGATTGGCACAACACAAACAATTTAAAAAAAATGAAATTGTTTTTAGACCAGGAGATGAAAATCTAGACATCGTGGCTCTCGGAAGTATGAAAGTATTCCAACTGTCTACAAATGGTGATGAACAGCTTTTACGGGTCGTTGAACCAGGTGGCTATGAGGGTGAGAATCAGTTGTTCGGTATTAAAAATGAATCTCTTTTTGGTGAAACTCTTGAAACAACTGAAATTTGTAGATTAAGTAAACAAGCTTTTGATCAAGTAATGCTTAGGAATCCACAAATAGCTCTTAAATTATTTGAATTAAGTGCGCAAAAGATGATTCAAGTGGAGAAGCAGGCCCATATTTTATCTATGGAGCGTGTTGAGGAACGTTTAGCGAACTACCTCTTGGATCTGTCAAAAGTAGCGAACGATTATCGGTTCAGTTTACCTATGAAGATGATTGATATCGCGCGATATATAGGGACTACCCCTGAAACTCTTTCTAGAAAATTTAGATTTCTTGAGGATAATAGATTGATAAAACGTTCAGGTAGAAAAATAATTATTCTTAACGGAGATGGCTTAATTGATTTATGA
- the nrdF gene encoding Ribonucleotide reductase of class Ib (aerobic), beta subunit, translating into MLNKTMNWQLIEDELDEYVWDKATAQFWLDTRVPVSNDLLDWGKLSDMEKEVVKKAVGGLALLDTLQSEEGLYALKKNARTLKEKAVLSDFTFMESIHAKTYGTILISLNTFKDIEEIYNWMNNDRRMQFKARKINEIYQNGTPMQVKVASVFLEGILYYSNFFIPLWYRGQNKLANLAELIKLVIRDESVHGTYLGYKFRQDFNELSITEQENFTNWMYSFLEELLDNEFAYTEEVYSEIGLVEDIKTFVKYNANKSLQNMGFDIYFKDASANDVNPIVMNGISIETANHDFFSQVGAGYLMGEAEEMLDDDYIF; encoded by the coding sequence ATGCTAAATAAAACAATGAATTGGCAGCTTATAGAAGATGAATTAGATGAATATGTCTGGGATAAAGCAACTGCGCAGTTCTGGTTGGATACAAGGGTTCCTGTTTCGAATGACCTATTAGATTGGGGAAAACTTTCTGATATGGAAAAGGAGGTGGTGAAAAAAGCAGTTGGAGGACTTGCCTTATTGGATACGTTACAATCCGAAGAGGGCTTATATGCATTAAAGAAAAATGCAAGAACCTTAAAAGAGAAGGCTGTGTTGAGCGACTTCACCTTTATGGAATCCATCCATGCCAAAACATATGGAACTATTTTAATTTCACTTAATACATTCAAAGATATAGAAGAAATATATAATTGGATGAACAATGACCGTAGAATGCAATTTAAAGCTAGAAAGATTAATGAGATCTATCAGAACGGCACACCTATGCAGGTTAAGGTTGCAAGTGTCTTTTTAGAAGGAATATTGTATTATAGCAATTTCTTTATCCCCCTTTGGTACCGAGGTCAGAATAAATTAGCTAACTTAGCAGAACTTATTAAATTGGTTATACGAGATGAATCAGTACATGGTACATATTTAGGGTATAAGTTTAGACAGGACTTTAACGAGTTATCGATTACTGAACAAGAAAACTTTACTAATTGGATGTATTCCTTTCTAGAGGAGCTGTTAGACAATGAGTTTGCATATACTGAAGAAGTGTATTCTGAAATCGGACTAGTGGAAGATATTAAAACATTCGTGAAGTACAATGCAAATAAATCTCTGCAGAATATGGGATTTGATATATATTTTAAAGATGCCTCAGCAAATGATGTAAATCCAATTGTAATGAATGGCATTTCTATTGAAACAGCAAATCATGATTTCTTTTCACAGGTTGGTGCAGGATATCTAATGGGAGAAGCGGAGGAAATGCTAGATGATGATTATATTTTTTAA
- the cadA gene encoding Probable cadmium-transporting ATPase: MQRWLSRYRNWLTAITGVLIILAFSSKWVFSSEQGSAYLLFVASLVGGLPIFVQAYQALRVKVISIDLLVTLAILGAFVIKEFEESAIVAFLFLFGAYLEQRTLAKTRSAIKNLVELVPETAFRKAHNGDFEEVSVEEVEEGDILIVKTGGKIPVDGEVIFGAGTTNESSITGEPIPVSKGLGDKVFAGTILENGTIQLRTDKIGEDTTFGKIIELVEEAQDSKSKAERFIDQFSKYYTPAVLLLAILVWLISRNIELAVTILVLGCPGALVIGVPVSNVSGIGNGARHGILFKGSDVITNFSKVDTMLFDKTGTLTYGNPQVAQTIYYSSDRSLAESLLASVERESDHPLAKAIVKNYSGSLVEVIDSTEVVQGGGVVARIQNHQVLVGNSYLMNQYNIPFTNQMKSDIAGMEAEGNSIVLTAIDGQIALIVGIRDQIRQGVKEDLETLKNMGVKNLILLSGDNQGTVDLVASQLGLTEAYGHLLPEDKAEFVRKRQASGEIVAFVGDGINDSPSLALADIGIAMGNGTDVAIETSNVVLMNSDFHRIPHAIGLAKATRRNMIENIFISLLVVVVLLISVLSSSWMNMAIGMFVHEGSILLVILNAMRLLKYKRK; encoded by the coding sequence GAATTGGTTGACAGCAATAACTGGTGTTCTTATTATTCTTGCTTTTTCATCCAAATGGGTTTTTAGTAGTGAGCAGGGATCAGCTTATCTACTGTTTGTAGCTTCATTAGTTGGCGGTTTACCAATTTTTGTTCAAGCCTATCAAGCTCTTAGAGTTAAGGTCATTAGCATCGATCTCTTAGTAACTCTTGCTATTTTAGGGGCATTCGTTATTAAAGAGTTTGAAGAATCAGCTATTGTAGCTTTTCTCTTCTTGTTCGGTGCATACTTAGAACAAAGAACATTAGCCAAGACACGTTCTGCGATTAAGAATCTTGTCGAATTGGTGCCGGAGACTGCATTTCGGAAAGCACACAATGGTGACTTTGAAGAGGTGTCGGTTGAAGAAGTTGAAGAAGGTGACATTCTTATAGTAAAAACAGGTGGTAAAATCCCAGTTGATGGTGAAGTTATATTTGGCGCTGGTACCACAAATGAATCTAGCATAACAGGTGAGCCTATTCCAGTTTCTAAAGGTCTAGGAGATAAAGTTTTTGCTGGTACTATTCTCGAAAATGGGACCATACAACTTCGTACTGATAAAATTGGGGAAGACACAACTTTTGGGAAAATTATTGAATTAGTCGAAGAAGCACAAGACTCCAAATCAAAAGCTGAAAGATTTATTGATCAATTTTCAAAATACTATACACCTGCAGTTTTGTTGCTTGCTATTCTCGTTTGGCTTATTAGTCGCAATATTGAGTTAGCCGTTACTATTTTGGTTCTCGGATGTCCTGGTGCATTGGTTATTGGGGTACCAGTTTCAAATGTGTCAGGGATTGGAAATGGCGCACGACATGGTATTTTATTTAAGGGTAGTGATGTCATTACAAACTTTAGTAAAGTTGATACAATGCTATTTGATAAAACAGGAACATTAACTTATGGTAACCCTCAGGTTGCACAGACAATCTACTATAGCAGTGATAGGAGTCTTGCTGAGAGCTTACTGGCTAGTGTTGAGAGAGAATCAGATCATCCGCTCGCGAAAGCAATTGTGAAAAATTACTCAGGTTCTTTAGTAGAGGTAATTGACTCAACAGAGGTCGTTCAAGGTGGGGGAGTTGTTGCTCGTATTCAAAATCACCAAGTTCTCGTAGGGAACTCTTATTTGATGAATCAATATAATATTCCTTTCACTAACCAGATGAAGAGCGACATAGCAGGGATGGAAGCAGAAGGGAATTCAATTGTCCTAACTGCTATTGATGGACAAATAGCTCTTATTGTAGGGATTCGCGACCAGATTAGACAAGGAGTCAAGGAGGATTTAGAGACGCTTAAGAATATGGGAGTAAAAAATCTCATTCTATTGTCTGGAGATAATCAAGGCACAGTTGATTTAGTTGCTAGTCAGTTAGGCTTAACCGAGGCTTATGGTCATCTATTACCAGAAGACAAGGCAGAATTTGTGAGAAAACGTCAGGCAAGTGGAGAAATAGTAGCATTTGTCGGAGATGGTATTAATGATAGCCCATCATTGGCCTTGGCAGATATTGGAATTGCCATGGGAAACGGTACAGATGTTGCCATTGAAACTTCAAATGTTGTTTTGATGAATTCGGATTTTCACAGAATCCCTCATGCGATCGGATTGGCTAAAGCTACACGACGTAATATGATTGAAAATATCTTCATTTCATTGCTAGTCGTAGTAGTTCTTCTTATCAGCGTTCTCTCAAGTTCGTGGATGAATATGGCTATTGGCATGTTTGTTCATGAAGGTAGCATTCTCCTAGTTATTTTGAATGCTATGAGGCTTTTAAAATATAAAAGAAAATAG
- the nrdI gene encoding Ribonucleotide reduction protein NrdI, with the protein MQVIRIYYISLSGNTTNFLERLDHYLQRELQEKLDYVNVKDLVKNNESLEFEIKEPYFAFLPAYLEGGNGVTTGNIEILTTPLRRLIAYKKNSKYCMGIIGSGNRNFNKQFCLTAHQYSEEFGFPVLDEFELRGTEEDVIRISNRLNTRLIEWRYSSELVSYRHLPNLTSHHMPHPLRHSHHIKDGTWEKITIWSGKIKIFELRENGDVLKECTYDTSNQPPFIEPQTWYKLSPLTEDLVFSIDLFCKKSDFLHQ; encoded by the coding sequence ATGCAAGTGATTAGAATATACTATATCAGTCTTAGCGGGAATACGACTAATTTTCTTGAAAGATTAGATCATTATCTCCAGAGGGAACTTCAAGAGAAATTGGATTATGTTAATGTCAAGGATTTAGTAAAAAATAATGAATCATTGGAATTTGAAATCAAAGAACCTTACTTTGCTTTTCTACCAGCCTACCTTGAAGGAGGGAATGGTGTTACTACTGGTAATATCGAAATATTAACAACACCCCTCCGTAGGCTTATTGCATATAAAAAAAATAGTAAATATTGTATGGGCATCATCGGAAGTGGTAATCGAAATTTTAATAAACAATTCTGCCTGACAGCTCACCAGTATTCTGAGGAATTTGGATTTCCAGTATTAGATGAATTTGAATTACGAGGAACTGAGGAAGATGTTATTCGCATTTCAAATCGATTGAATACTAGGTTAATAGAGTGGAGATACAGTTCAGAGCTTGTATCATATAGGCACTTACCTAATCTGACATCACATCATATGCCTCATCCCTTGCGGCACAGTCATCATATTAAAGATGGGACTTGGGAAAAGATAACTATTTGGTCCGGGAAGATAAAGATTTTCGAATTGAGAGAGAATGGAGATGTTCTCAAAGAGTGTACTTATGACACTAGCAATCAACCACCATTTATTGAACCCCAAACATGGTATAAACTCTCTCCGTTAACGGAAGACCTAGTATTTTCCATTGATCTCTTTTGTAAAAAATCCGATTTTTTACATCAATAA
- the nrdE gene encoding Ribonucleotide reductase of class Ib (aerobic), alpha subunit: MTKDYFILNNMLNVPVEGQIPLHYDREALEEYLNTEIRDNLKTFDSIDEKLDYLISHDYIDESVLSIYGKDNRIFIKELFKFAYNYGFKFQSFMAAYKFYNQYAMKTNDSKYYLENFEDRAVFNALYLANGDRNLAHKILEELISQRYQPATPTFLNAGKKRRGEMVSCFLIDIEDSMLSIGRNINSALQLSRIGGGVGVNLSNLRATGSPIKEIENASSGVLPVMKLLEDSFSYSNQLGQRNGAGVVYLNVFHQDILEFLSTKKENADEKIRVKTLSLGLVVPDKYYELLKTNEPMYLFNPYHVERVYGIPFSYVDLTKEYDTMVANDEIEKTVINARELEQEISRLQQESGYPYILNIDTANRTNPVKGKIIMSNLCSEILQPQEPSILNPDLSYKKVGTDISCNLGSMNMVNLIKSKDFGKSIEYAIRALTTVTDRGAISEVPTVANGNSLYHTIGLGAMGLHTVLALNGIDYESDEALEFVDAFFLAMNYYSLKASHQIAVEKNETFHDFEYSRYADGSYFNYYLAKEFHFTSEKVAKIFENILLPTIEDWQLLKEDVMKDGLYHRNRLAIAPNGSISYINETSASLHPITQLIENRQEKKVGSIFYPAPYLSNKTLRYYKTAYNMDQRKIIDIYAKAQQHIDQGMSLTLFMRSVLPEGIYEWKKQGSSKLTTRDLNRLRNYAWTKGIKSLYYVRTYTEDDEFNSVNNCESCMI, translated from the coding sequence ATGACAAAAGATTATTTTATTCTGAATAATATGTTAAATGTACCGGTAGAGGGACAGATTCCACTTCATTATGACAGGGAGGCGTTAGAAGAATATTTAAATACAGAAATTAGGGATAACTTGAAAACCTTTGATAGTATCGATGAGAAATTGGATTATTTAATTAGTCATGATTATATTGATGAAAGTGTTTTGAGTATTTATGGTAAAGATAATAGGATCTTTATCAAGGAGCTATTTAAGTTCGCCTATAACTATGGTTTTAAATTTCAAAGCTTTATGGCTGCCTATAAATTTTATAATCAGTATGCAATGAAAACAAATGATTCGAAATATTATTTAGAAAACTTTGAGGATCGTGCTGTATTTAATGCTTTGTATCTTGCGAATGGGGACAGGAATCTTGCTCATAAGATACTAGAAGAACTTATTTCCCAAAGATATCAACCTGCAACACCAACATTTCTAAATGCAGGTAAGAAGAGGCGGGGAGAAATGGTTTCATGTTTTCTTATTGATATTGAAGATTCTATGCTATCGATTGGTCGGAATATTAATTCAGCTTTACAGCTTTCTAGAATAGGTGGAGGCGTAGGGGTTAATCTATCCAATCTACGTGCAACAGGATCCCCTATAAAAGAAATTGAGAATGCTTCTTCGGGTGTGCTGCCTGTTATGAAATTACTGGAAGATTCATTTTCCTATAGTAATCAACTAGGACAACGAAATGGTGCAGGAGTAGTGTATCTTAATGTTTTTCACCAAGATATTCTGGAATTTTTATCTACTAAAAAAGAAAATGCAGATGAGAAAATTCGAGTTAAGACATTATCGCTAGGATTAGTAGTACCTGACAAATATTATGAGCTGCTTAAAACAAATGAACCAATGTATCTTTTTAATCCTTATCACGTTGAGCGAGTTTATGGTATCCCGTTTTCTTATGTTGATCTAACGAAAGAGTACGATACTATGGTGGCTAATGATGAAATAGAAAAAACTGTAATTAATGCTCGTGAATTAGAACAGGAAATTTCACGTTTACAACAAGAATCTGGTTATCCATATATTTTAAATATTGATACAGCTAATCGAACTAATCCTGTAAAAGGAAAAATTATTATGAGTAATCTTTGCTCAGAAATTCTTCAACCACAAGAACCGTCTATATTAAATCCAGATTTAAGTTATAAAAAGGTGGGGACCGATATTTCTTGCAACCTTGGTTCAATGAATATGGTAAACCTTATAAAATCTAAAGATTTTGGAAAGTCTATAGAATATGCGATTCGGGCGCTCACCACTGTTACTGATCGGGGTGCAATCAGTGAAGTTCCAACTGTGGCTAATGGAAATTCGCTCTACCATACAATTGGGCTTGGTGCAATGGGACTTCATACAGTTTTAGCTCTTAATGGTATTGACTATGAATCTGATGAAGCCTTAGAATTTGTAGATGCTTTCTTTCTGGCTATGAACTATTACTCTTTAAAGGCCAGTCACCAAATTGCAGTGGAAAAGAACGAAACTTTTCATGATTTTGAATACTCTCGCTATGCTGATGGAAGCTATTTTAATTATTATCTAGCGAAGGAATTTCATTTTACATCTGAAAAAGTGGCAAAGATATTTGAAAATATCTTATTACCGACAATTGAAGATTGGCAGTTATTAAAAGAAGATGTCATGAAAGATGGTCTCTACCATCGAAATAGACTAGCTATTGCTCCTAATGGTTCTATTTCTTATATCAATGAGACTAGTGCATCTCTTCACCCAATTACTCAATTAATTGAAAATCGTCAAGAGAAAAAAGTTGGTTCAATCTTTTATCCTGCTCCATACTTGTCGAATAAAACACTTAGATATTATAAGACAGCTTACAACATGGATCAACGAAAAATTATTGATATCTACGCTAAAGCTCAGCAACATATTGATCAAGGAATGAGCTTGACACTCTTCATGCGTTCTGTATTACCTGAAGGTATCTATGAGTGGAAGAAGCAAGGAAGTTCAAAATTAACAACTCGAGACTTAAATCGTCTTCGTAATTATGCTTGGACAAAAGGGATTAAGTCACTCTACTATGTTCGGACATATACGGAAGATGACGAATTCAATAGTGTAAATAATTGTGAATCTTGCATGATTTAA